One window of the Equus caballus isolate H_3958 breed thoroughbred chromosome 2, TB-T2T, whole genome shotgun sequence genome contains the following:
- the POLR3D gene encoding DNA-directed RNA polymerase III subunit RPC4 — MSEGNAAGEPSAPGGPRPLLSGARGLIGRRPAPPLTPGRLPSIRSRDLTLGGVKKKTFTPNIISRKIKEEPKEEVTIKKEKRERDRDRQREGHGRGRGRPEVIQSHSIFEQGPAEMMKKKGNWDKTVDVSDIGPSHIINIKKEKRETDEETKQILRMLEKDDFIDDPGLRNDTRNMPVQLPLAHSGWLFKEESEEPDVKPSLAGPKEEDMEVDVPVVKVKEEPRDEEEEAKVKAPPRAARKTPGLPKDVSVAELLRELSLAQEEELLFLQLPDTLPGQPPTQDIKPIKTEVQSEDGQMVVIKQEKDREARLAENACTLADLTEGQVGKLLIRRSGKVQLLLGKVTLDVTVGTACSFLQELVSVGLGDSRTGEMTVLGHVKHKLVCSPDFESLLDHKHR, encoded by the exons ATGTCGGAAGGAAACGCCGCGGGCGAGCCCAGCGCTCCGGGAGGGCCCCGACCTCTCCTCTCGGGGGCCCGGGGGCTCATCGGAcggcggccggcgcctcccctcACGCCGGGCCGCCTTCCCTCCATCCGCTCCAGGGACCTCACCCTCGGGGGAGTCAAGAAG AAAACCTTCACCCCAAACATCATCAGTCGGAAGATCAAGGAAGA GCCCAAGGAAGAAGTAACCATCAAGAAGGAGAAGCGTGAAAGGGATAGAGACCGACAGCGAGAGGGTCATGGGCGGGGCCGGGGTCGCCCAGAAGTGATCCAGTCCCACTCCATCTTTGAGCAGGGCCCAGctgaaatgatgaagaaaaagg GGAACTGGGATAAGACAGTGGATGTCTCGGACATTGGGCCCTCTCACATCATCAAcatcaaaaaagagaagagggagacagatgaagaaacaaaacagatcTTGCGCATGCTGGAGAAGGATGAT TTCATCGATGACCCTGGGCTGAGGAATGACACTCGAAACATGCCTGTGCAGCTGCCGCTGGCTCACTCAGGGTGGCTTTTTAAAGAAGAGAGTGAAGAACCGGATGTTAAGCCTTCGTTGGCTGGCCCCAAGGAGGAGGACATGGAGGTGGATGTGCCTGTTGTGAAAG TGAAAGAGGAGCCAcgagacgaggaggaggaggccaaGGTGAAGGCTCCTCCCAGAGCAGCCAGGAAGACCCCAGGCCTCCCGAAGGATGTCTCTGTGGCAGAGCTACTCAGGGAGCTGAGCCTCGCCCAGGAGGAAGAGCTGCTCTTCctccagctgccggacacgctcCCTGGCCAGCCACCTACTCAGGACATCAAGCCTATCAAGACAGAGGTGCAGAGCGAGGATGGACAGATGGTGGTTATAAAGCAGGAGAAAGACCGG GAAGCCAGGCTGGCGGAGAATGCTTGTACCCTGGCTGACCTGACAGAGGGCCAGGTTGGCAAGTTGCTCATCCGCAGGTCGGGGAAGGTGCAGCTCCTCCTGGGCAAGGTGACTCTGGATGTGACCGTGGGGACCGCCTGCTCTTTCCTGCAG GAGCTGGTGTCTGTGGGCCTTGGAGACAGTAGGACGGGTGAAATGACAGTCCTGGGACATGTAAAGCACAAACTTGTGTGTTCCCCCGATTTTGAATCCCTCTTGGATCACAAACACCGGTAA